TGAAAGGCAAGAATGAGGATCTCAAACGCAAAATCTTTAAGAGTTTGTATGGCGAAGAATCCGACGATGAGGAGCAAACCACAGAGCAGTCACTATTAACTGCAGACACTGAAGCTAAGGAACAGCCAAAGGTTGAAGAAGTTGCCTCAGAACGTCTCTCAAAGTCTAAGAGAAAGCGTCTAAAGCGTAAGGCTGCAGCGACAGCCACAACCACAATTGCTAAAGAAGATAAGCACGAGAAAACGGACACGGTTAAGTCAGAGGAAACAACGATGAATGAGACAACGACCCCGGatgctaaaaagcaaaagttggaAAAAGAAGACACAAGCGAAAATCCGATTCCTTCTAAAAAGAATAATGTGAAGAAGCAAGATCAAGGCAAAATACTTGTCAATCAGCAGAAGAATCTTCAAGGAGCAACAGTAATTcatagcaaatttaattcgAGAGATCGTTCCACTAACAAGTTTAAAGCTGTTATCAATAATGACAGCCAAACGaaagaaaaagcaaagaaagaacTAAAAAGGTCGTCCTCAAACCCATTTCACAAGCCACATACATCCAGAGTCAATAGAACCAATCTCAGTACGGATGTTAAAAATCGCCCAACAGGAAATAATAGTTCAGATGGAAACAATCCATTTAAACGGTCGGACATTAAAACAGATCCATTTGAAGCACAGGAAGATCGCAAGttcaaaacaaaaggcagcggCAGAAGTAATAGCAAATTCAGATCAAAGCCAAATACCGTCAAGGGCTCTGTGAAAGGCAATAATAGAGGTAAcagcaaattcaaatcaaacCCAAATGGCGTAACCGATGATCGACTTAAGGCTTACGGCATTAATCCACGCAAGTTTCACAATCAGCAAAAGTAcggcaaaaaacaaaatcaataattgTTTAGTTATTAGGCTctgtaaatacaaaataaaaccatattaaaattgtaggattttttaatgtatttctaatttaataaCTACACTCAAATGTGGGGACTCTCAATCCAAATTCTTTCTGTCCGTTGTGACTCTCAAACTGTACAGCACTGTACAGTGCTCAACAGTATATTTTAACTAACATAACCTTAGCAGCACGTTATGAGCTATGTTATTCATAACATATCCAAGTGTTATAAAAGGAAAAATTTTGAGTGTTGgtaatttattatgaaatttttttttaatcgcGAATATTTGTTGTAGCGCGTGCAATGTGTAAATcggcatttgtttaaatattgatgTGTACATATAGTAATGGGATTATGACGCCAGGAGCTGGTCAAGTGAATTGAGTGATATACGATAATACACATTGTTGCCGACGCCACAGCCCCGCGTAAGCTGCTTCCATGTTGCACGATTTTTAAGTCAAAAGGAAGATTAGAGCTTGTGCACCCGTTATCTACTATCTCGTAGTAGCCTCCTTGCCCCGCGACCCCCACGAGTATTGTGCATTGCATTCATTAATACAAATGCAAGCTAACTGCACAATAATAACTTTTGGAATTGATAATAAATAGAGCTATCAACGTTCAAACTGCATATAGACTGGTAAGTAAGTGTGCCTATgtatgcacgtgtgtgtgtgtgtgtgtgtgtgccgccgACCGCATTTTTCTGCAAGCatacaatatgtatatttatgatGTGAAGAAGGTGTGGGCGAATTGTCAGTGAGCTACCAACATTTGAATTGTGCTCTCTTTAGGTTATAGATTACGTTTTGTCGATTCTCTTTGCGTgtatgcaacagcagccaacgtTTTGTGCGCAATCCCAATCTGTTAACCCCCAACCCTACTTTGCCTTCTAACTCCCTCACATCGCCTTATTCATATCGCATGCATGTATTTATAGTACGAATCCATGTGCGAGCGGTTTCCtcgttaaatatttgtacacatttatacatacatatgtatgtaactatgcgtatgcgtgcgtatgtgtgtgtgcgttttggCGTATTTTAAGATTTgagtattattaatttataaagatTCTGTTTGTATCAAAATTTAGCTAACTGCACtgtagctataaattattaatgtgTATCTTATCATACTTGCATAGATTATTTTggttaattttataagcagaCACAAACAtagtatgtatacatacatacatacgtatgctTATGCGTGGGCGCCTATATGgaaacacatatacatatgcacatacctctgcagtgtgtgtgcttacgCTTATCGGCAGTGACACATATATCaacatgtgttttttttttctcatacACTTTAATGCTGTAGAGTTAGGATATTTGCAATTCGTTGTGAAATACATTCATCATGTCTGCGCAGTTTTAAATTGTGCGTCACTAGTGATGTGTGTACGCTTATAAACTTAAACATtttgtcaaaaataaattctaaatgaaTTGTAGAGTATTTGATCTGCACTGTGACACAATTTACTGCTGTGCGCTACTTAGGTAATAAAAATAGAGTTGCTGTTTCTATCAATTGGCAATGGTCATGATGCTATAACGCTATCAATGGAAACGCAAACCAGTCGTCTAAACaattggccacacacacagagtgcAGCAAAATGAATTATTCCTGCCAATCCTCCACTGCCACCCCAGTTCACCTACACAGTTTACAAATTGAGGAAAAGCGTTTGTTGCATGATTATAATGTTGAATTAAGCTGCCTTCAATGAATTATTTATCGTAAGCAATGTGAGCCCTTCAAGCTGACATATGAcatgcacatatgtacatatacatgcTACTATATAGCGTATATAGCGCGATTGTAgaatattaagtaaataaaattaaaattgtaatgcGCTCTGTTTACTATGATTGTGGCATGTGTAAGGTCAACTCTTGAGGGGTAACGATTTACGTGCGGCTATTAAGTTTAAGATCTTTAGAATATGTCAATTCGGTCATATGACTAGGGCTTAAGCGCTCGTCTTCGAGCCCACAGGCTAGCTAAGATAACGTTACCTGAAACGGGTAATggaattttgttgattttcttCTGCTTACAGcgcaaatatacatacacttatgtgtgtgtgtgtgtgtgtgtgtgtgtgtgtgtaaataggTGTCATATCTTCACTTGTTGCTTTCGGCGTGAAATTTCAGTTTTTGGAGacccaaacaaaaaactacaTGCGTCAGCATGGCTTCAGTTTATTGCCTTTATATGAAGGTTTTgtattacttaaaaaaaaactagatATAACTGGTTATTCTTCCAGCTAAGCAATTAGCAAAGCACATGGAGATTCTGATGAAAtttcagcttttgcttttttatgacttgaaacattttcatatgctacagatttgatttaaatttttgaatctttataacattttatataacaatGCTAAGTACAGCAGGCTTAAAACTGGGCGCGACGCCTTTGTAACCAGACCCACattcgatatatatatatatatatacatacatacatatatacctaCATGCCTCTATATAAAATTGTCAATAAAAACCATTGTAAGCATTGCGCGCTCTTCAGTTCAATTCAAAGCTCTATACAGTGCTCACTTGTGCGCTTGGTGTGTAAACATTTCAAAACTTggcaattatttaagcaattaaatagcCTAATTTGTGtacaaagtatttttatattgctgcaAAGACAAGTGTATTTTTACACATATTTTCTATAGCTTCAGTTGCAAtctttattgaaaatttaatttttgttcgcagagttgatttttattgtgtCTGTGATTTCATAAAAACCATGCACGCTGAATTTAAATGAGGCTtgattacaaataaaacaaataatataataacaaaagctaaaaaaaaaaactgaacgCTTGACCAATTGATTGAGTTTTGTCGACTTGATTGAAATTGATAAGCGGAGGAATtgcaacccaaaaaaaaaatgtgtttaaaaaaGTGAATGAACGTTTGAAAAGTCGAAATTTGTATATACTATCTTCTTTGGGTGTAGAAGTTATTTTCTCCAAGTGTTTGTTAGGGTAGATCAATGATCAATGAGTTATAGCAcgtcttaaatttaaaacagttttacttttgatttttttgtaaaatttcttTCTGTGAAATTCTCgatacaatttgcatatttatttgttataaatttttaattgactttaaTTGCCGAATAATTAAGTTGTTTGATTGAAGTGGTAGCAGCTGCGCTAAATTGCAGACAACAAATCAAGCCCTGGCAACAAGTGTGGAAGGAAGAGTGACTATATGTGGTTGCTGGCTTGATTTCACcttgcattttgtttagtgTGTCCTTGGCAGCTCTTAAAGTGCAATGCCAATGCCTTAGTGGTAGTCACTGCCTGGCGCCGCCCACTTGCGCCTGGCGACCTTCACGCGTTTCACTATGTTCAGCACACGTTGCACGAAAAACGAAGCGAAAACTATGACGTTTCGGCATTTATTAGGTCGATGATAACTTTTATCCATTGCGTACGAAATACCTCAAGCTAACCTAACTTGTTTAGAACGTTTAgttggtttgtttttgtttttagctacTGTTTAGTATCAACCTGCAGCCCACGCGAAACTATTTTGGCCAAAGTTTTATCAATAATTGACTCTTTCTGAGCTTCTGGCGGCGGTCTAACTAATTGCCAGCCAGCCGTGTACCGCCCACACTCAGTGctcaattgcaaaattatacGCAACAACTCTAATATAACGAGTAGCAAAGTCAATTTGTTCCGTAATGATTTAGCAAAGCGTTCGCGGAGAATTCTTATACATAGTTGTTCTTTTATCGTGTCCTTTATTGTTGCCACGCGCCttttgtggcagttgcaagtggcaactGTTTAACGATGTGAGAAAAGTGCATAAAAGGTGGCAACGTGAGTTCACCTTTTAGCACGATATGAAACAAGAGCAATCTTCACTAAAGTTAAGACGAATTAGTCACCAAtttttgtgttattattaacgttattttctaataaaattgttgatgTGATTAAAAGTTGGAGCATAGGTAATAAAGGTAGTTGTAAGGTCTGTTTTACTAAACCATATTTAAACGACTTTAATCGCATACGTGTCTATTATATGTCTGCATATACACCAACGCACAGTTCTAAGTTCTGTATAGTGTACATTATGGCAATTCGTTTACTTTATGTAATCAGCAGTCAGTTGTAGCTACTGCCTAATGCAGTCTTTGCCAAAAAAGATTGGAACAGTTAACGCGTAGGCGTTAGTTGAAGCGCACGCATAGTTAAGCCGCATTGCGCTTACAGTAATCCTCTTGTTTTGTCATTTTGAAAACTCCTACGACTAACTGACAGCTGGCTGACGTAGTTAgctatagttttttttttttgttcctTATTCTGTAAACAAATTGTCACACCTGCTAACACATGATTGATTGGCGCACTGTTTGTGTGGTTGCTCTCAAAACAGATCATAAAATGCAGTATCAACGCTCCAATTAAGGTGCCTGAGTAATGAAGCTTTTGACTTTTGTGTGTGGTAGTGAGTCTATGTGTCCATATTTGGAGTCAGCAAGCTGCTGGtaattgaacttgaacttcCGCTCATTGTTGATACACTAAGGAAAACAAAAGtgctgaaatttataaattgaaatgtttttttttttttaatttaagaaataCCTTAGTTATCAGTCGTTCatccaattaaaattcaaactcGAAAAAATTActaactttaatataaatttaatatgtaacTGTTATAAAAATGATAAGTGCCGgtagagtttttttttactgtgtGAGTGGGAgcgtgtatgtatgtgtgctgaTTAACCGCCTCCACAATAATTGAACCTATTTTCCAATCTCAGATCTAAAAAGCGTTCGAATTGATGTATATATAATGAGTAGAGCCGAACAGAGTGCGCCACAGTGAATCAGAGAAACAAGAGAGCGTGAAGGAAGCATTGTAgcattgcatatataaaagtagTCGGAGCAGCGCCTGGTAAAGATGGCGCGTCATATAATGGCGGTATGTGTGGTGTGCCTCCTGTGTGCACAACGACTGCACTGTCAAGATCATCTGGCTGGCAATATGCCGTTGGCCGCACAACGCATCGATGAGCTGCTCAATGCGCGCTTATTGAACGGCAGCCCAAATCCCTCCAGCGAAGCAATTGACACCACCGAATTGGACCAGAGACTGTTAGCTGATGAGAGCGATACGCTGAACTATAGCACAAGTCCGCCCTTTAGGAGACGCAAGCGTCATGCCGGCCACGACGAACATGTCACGCATAACCCGCAGCTAACGGACTACTATTTGCAACAGTtgatgcaacagcaacatatgcTAAGCTCCAGCGGCTTCCACGCATTGCTACAACAATTGGGCCTTAATCAACTGCtaagcaagagcaacaataatagcGTAAGTAATTTCGTTTGTGACTATAttgattgaattgattttaatatatacttattCTCTCACACTTTAGTGCGTTTCTACGTCAGACCTGGTGCAACATGTGAAACCGCACGATCTCACCCATCAACACagtcatcatcaacatcaacatcaacatgaACATGAACACGATCCGTCGTCGCAGCTTAACAATTGCACTCTGGAGCAATCGCTGAATGGCAATAATGTCTCCAACATTACCTGCccgccacaacaacaactagagcATGAGCCACATGAGGCACACTCGGACTATCAGCTAAGTGCAgagcatttgctgcatttgtgtCCCGTGCTGTTGCATGAACTGGCCACCAGCAGTGGTGGTTGCATAGAGCCTGCTACGTTGGCTGTTATTGATAACAAtgagcgcaagcagcagcaaaaggatGATATATTTTATGGTAAATTGAATGCTGAATTTAATGGTTCAATTAAGAGCTATTTTTAAGtctattttaattgcttagaattgattcaattcaaaattcaaattgggAACAAACCATAagatattcaatatttttatttactcccTTTTCTAGTGTGGATTTATGCTTTTACTTCAGTGTTTGCATGTGGCATTTTGGGGCTGGTAGGCGTGGCCATTATACCATTTATGAACTCGCGCTATTACAAGCACATAATACAATATCTAGTGTCATTGGCTGTAGGCACTATGACTGGAGATGCTTTGCTACATTTGCTGCCACATGTAAgtgtagtaaataaattaaagaaccaactttatttaaatcttGCACTCTTATACCCTCAGTCACTTGCTGGCCAGGATGAAAAAGGCATGATTAACAAAGGCTTAGGCTGTCTAAGCGGCATTATCTTCTTCTATATCACCGAACATGCATTAACTATGATCTCGGAGTGGCGCAAGAGTGTGGAGAAAAAAGAGATAAAGAAACCATCACGTGCTAAAGTCATGCGCGATCCAGACTCTTCGGTAAACAATTCTGTAGCCGGCGATAGAGTGTGCAAGCAAAAGTATAGCTCGTATCCTTATTGCTATGATGAGATAACCATGAACAATAAACAGGATGTTTGGATGCATGACGGTGGCGCTGTACCAGCAACTGTAAATGCGGCGGCTGCAGGTGCTGGTGGCGATGCTACTAGTGCCGAGTCCAGCATTCGTCGTTGTGACAAGACAGAACATGATGAAGGCACTGCTGCAGCACAATCCCTGCTTTCCACTTCGCACAATAATTATGCCGAAATGAATCATCATCAGCACAATCACCATCAGCAGGCACAGGATAGCAGCAATAGCGCCACCACAGAACTGGACACAACTACATCTAATGGTGGTACTGTGGCCAAGGATAAAAATGATCATGTTACTGTTATTTTGCGTGAGCATGAATCCTCCCATCATGGCCACAGCCATCGTCATGGACATGTGCATTCACCTCCAGAAACTTTAAGTGCTGTTGCCTGGATGATTATCATGGGTGATGGTCTGCATAATTTTACCGATGGCATGGCTATAGGTGCTGCATTTGCGGAAAATATTGCTGGTGGCTTCTCCACCTCATTGGCCGTGTTTTGTCATGAGCTACCGCATGAGTTGGGCGACTTTGCCATACTCATGAAGGCGGGCATGTCTGTCAAATCAgcagtttattataatttgttaactgGCGTGCTAAGTTTTATAGGCATGATCTTTGGCATTGTGTTTGGTCAATCCCAAGAGGTGGCACAATGGATGTTTGCCGTTGCGGCAGGTCTTTTTATCTACATTGCGCTGGTCGATATGGTAAGTATTACACTATAGTCACTCCTTAGCTTAAGTATGGATTGTTGAGCTTAAACAGAAAGCAAAACATCAATCATAGCCTTGAATGAAATATATTATCGATAATGATAGTTTCCTGTAATATACGTTACAAATTATTCACACTCACTTTCTTTCCAGATGCCTGAGATCTCTGCTGCTCACAAGTCACTGGCGcagtttttgctgcaaattctGGGCATGCTTAGTGGTGTCATTATTATGTTGTTTATTGCCATGTATGAGGGTGAACTATTGAATGCATTTGGAAGCTCAACGCCTAGTTCGGCCCATCACTAAAGGAGATGCGAAGGAGCTTGCAAGCCACGGCAGAGTCTTCTGGCGTATTATGTATATTTCTTTGCGAACATAggaatttcattttgtatattacTTTAGTAGGTATgttaacatacacacacacatcctcacacacacacacacagcaagtcattaattaattgcaaacataAGTAAAAGCATTTGTTAAACAGTTTATGaaacaaaacacatttaaCATACACACTTATAGACACGTTAACTGCCAACGCAGCTTCTTTAATTTGTtcctaacacacacaaactcacacacagaaatatttaatttaagaagCGTTCAATGTCCATAAGCTATAAAGtgattatgaatttaaaatatcgATTGATACAagcaaaattacaaatttgctCAAAAACCTAAGAAATTGaacaaacaatagcaaaacaaTAACGAAAATACATGGAACAAACCGAGCACTgataaaattgttaacaattaagaACCAGGCTTAAGCAGAAGCTCAAAGTATCATTGATCGTTAGCATGAATGAAAATTTGGTCGCTTACAAAACTAATAATCGCataactgcaacaaaagcaacattaCTTACAGCTTAAGATTTGATTAATATTGTAgcaatgtatataaaaacaaattatatacgTTTTTTGTACTGGTAGCGTGCGCATGTTATTTTCACGCCTACTTTAGAGTttagaattataaataaataaactttatttaaattcacatattttttatacattttgtatgtatatgtttgtttaaattatacttTTTTTGGCAGTACTTAAAACGACTTTGTTTCTTACAAAATTTTTCCTTTAGcgcaaagttatttaaatttaatttattgcaatcgTTTGTTTAAGGCATGATTATATTACCTCCCACTCTTTTGGCACCTACTTTAAgcttatacttttatttttgtaataagcCACGTTAAATATAGTACATACAACcatacatacattttcattttgtgttttatttaatctTTTAAACGCACAAATCTAAACAAGTGATTGTGATCCAAAT
The DNA window shown above is from Drosophila busckii strain San Diego stock center, stock number 13000-0081.31 chromosome 3L, ASM1175060v1, whole genome shotgun sequence and carries:
- the LOC108600778 gene encoding zinc transporter foi yields the protein MARHIMAVCVVCLLCAQRLHCQDHLAGNMPLAAQRIDELLNARLLNGSPNPSSEAIDTTELDQRLLADESDTLNYSTSPPFRRRKRHAGHDEHVTHNPQLTDYYLQQLMQQQHMLSSSGFHALLQQLGLNQLLSKSNNNSCVSTSDLVQHVKPHDLTHQHSHHQHQHQHEHEHDPSSQLNNCTLEQSLNGNNVSNITCPPQQQLEHEPHEAHSDYQLSAEHLLHLCPVLLHELATSSGGCIEPATLAVIDNNERKQQQKDDIFYVWIYAFTSVFACGILGLVGVAIIPFMNSRYYKHIIQYLVSLAVGTMTGDALLHLLPHSLAGQDEKGMINKGLGCLSGIIFFYITEHALTMISEWRKSVEKKEIKKPSRAKVMRDPDSSVNNSVAGDRVCKQKYSSYPYCYDEITMNNKQDVWMHDGGAVPATVNAAAAGAGGDATSAESSIRRCDKTEHDEGTAAAQSLLSTSHNNYAEMNHHQHNHHQQAQDSSNSATTELDTTTSNGGTVAKDKNDHVTVILREHESSHHGHSHRHGHVHSPPETLSAVAWMIIMGDGLHNFTDGMAIGAAFAENIAGGFSTSLAVFCHELPHELGDFAILMKAGMSVKSAVYYNLLTGVLSFIGMIFGIVFGQSQEVAQWMFAVAAGLFIYIALVDMMPEISAAHKSLAQFLLQILGMLSGVIIMLFIAMYEGELLNAFGSSTPSSAHH